In Eremothecium gossypii ATCC 10895 chromosome IV, complete sequence, the genomic stretch AATGCAATTTTGATAGTCATATTCCATAAAACGGTCGATAGTTGTGCGTGCGCCAAAGATAAAGCCCACAAACGCAAGTAAGATGCAGTATGTGACACACAGTTCAAACACCATTCAATTGTATGGATGACTTGATGAATGACCACATCACCTAAGTTTTCACCATGATCATTATCATCACTATCATCGTCATAGACTTCTATCATTTCTTCTCCACTGGAAGCCTGTTCTATACTTACATCCATCATATTGTATTCTGAGCTCGCTAAAGGTTGGTGTGCATACTTGTCGTGTGTGAATTTGAAGTGCAACGGTTTTGCCAATAGTAACCAAGGAATACAGATTAGCGCCACGAACAATAAGAAAAGTTGCACTGTCGCCTGCCCAGGATATAACTGTTCCTCAATAGTGCCTGGTGATAAAAACATGTTGATCAATGTGTTCAACAAACTTGGCGCCGGCTTCCCTATTTTGATCCAATCAACAGTCCACTTGTAAATTATACAGATGACCAAGTACCCGAAGATGCTGCACAAGAAAAGAAGACCAGGAACAAAATTGCATAATATATCGACCATATCATTGAAATATAGTGCATTGGCCAACGAAAAAGTATAGGAGTACAACATATGGGCCACGCCCATAATAATAGATAGCTTCATCTTCAACGAATTGCTGAATAATAAAGAATTTTCAGCACTGTGCCAAGCATGGTCAATTCCAATACGGTAAACACCTACCTGTTCCGCATGTATAGTTTCCCCCACTTTCCAAGAGTCAGGCCATTTCCACCCAGATTTTAAAATGGTCAACGATTTTGAAAACATGTCGTTATATAAAAACCCTGTGTAAATTGAGAACAGACCCATCATTAGTAAAATATATCTGCCGGAGTATGCCATATCGAATATTTCGTCGCGCCGCATCTTTCCAATACTTTGTTCATAGAATACAAGGACCGCTGCTGCCAAAGTCATTAGAATACCGTGGCCCATATCACCAAACATAATTGCAAACATAAATGGGAATGTGACAATAGTCGCTAGGCCAGGGTTAACTTCCTGGTATGAAGCAACACCATAACAGTCACATATAtcctggaaggccttggTAAACTTATTAGTACGATGAAAAGTAGGTGGTGTTCTATTAGTTTCCAAAACATTAACAATATACGGAGCGTCAATAGCGGTTGCAAGAGCAACCCTTTGCAATTCTGCCTGCAACCTTCTCACTTCATCCAGCGGAACCCAGCCTTCTGCAATCAACATCTTCCTGTTGGAGTCGTACCCAAAGAGATTTAGAGTTTGGTAGATCACCTTTTCCTTGTAGACCTGTCTATTCCACTCATCCAACTCCTTGCTAACAGAGTACAAACCTGCTTCCAACGTAACTAGAGTAGTATCCAATACCTTATGCAAATCGTTAAGCTGTGAGTTGATCTCACGCAATTGCCCCGAACGCAGGTCAGGGGATTGGTGTACCTCATAGAGGCAGGCATCTAGTGATTCAGCAATTTTCTTAATACGATCCAAGATGATATTCCCGTGTGCAAACACAATAAATGCGTCCTTTTCAACCAACTCCTTTTGCTTAGCGTCATATAACGGATTAGGCATTTCGACGTGTCTGAAGAAGAGATTACCGCGCAATGTCCGCCACAATACTCTCTCCAATATGCCCACCTTCCCCCGTGGGATGGCACCCATAAAGTATgaggcggagctggaaAGAGTGACCTGTTCAGGACCCCTGAAGCCAGCACCATCGTCTGCATCTACCAACAATGGCTCATAGCCTTCGTTTTCAACATCAGCAAAAAACCGATCACCTGCAAGAAGGAGCGCACGGTATTCCTCAAGATTTGCACGCTGAGCTTCCAACTTCTCGCTGGCCTCAACCATCTGCTGAAATCGCTCTTCCAACAAATTGGCATTTTCGACATGGTCGTCTATCATAGAAGTACTTGGAGGACCCCGCGGCGACACATTCGCGCTGAACAGTGCCTGCAGAGACTGCTGTTCCCCTCCCTCATAGCGCCCGTCCTCGTATAGCGGCACTCCGTATTTTTGCAACAACGAGTGGAAGTACCGGTACTGCCGTTCTACGTTGTCTAGCCGCCGGAGTTCCGAGACATAAGTTCGCTGGAACCCTCGGACCTTACTGTTCAAGTCGCGAAATTGCACTAGTCCCTCTTCGCCCAACGCATAAAGCGCCTCTCTAGCAATttccacaggaaggaacACCTCCACCAGGGCCATGTCAGCCGACCGGAACACAGCCTCTTGTTTCTCTTCCATCGTGAGCTGTCCGTATCAGCGTGGATATCCTATAGCAAACCCTGAATAGCTAAAAAACTCTGATTATAGACGTTTAGAAGGGTGTCTGAATATTCTCACTTAGAAGCATGATAGAGGGGTTTGCAAAAATATGGCTAATACATATCCGGAGCCAGCACAGTCACGTGACGAACCTAAAGTCACCGACAAATCCCGTAAATACATGATGTGTGGGTGCCAATATGTGATTCGCACGTGACTAAAGTTAATGATACAACACCCATACACAATAGTTATATGTTATTTTCTACGAGAAATGCACGTGACCTTTATCTGCACTCCGACCAGCCACGCCAGGTGAGTAGTAGATGAGGCGTCTGCTACCGTTCAAGTGATTCCCCAAGCACCGCAAGGATCTGCGATGGATAGGACTGTGCAGCAGACCGATTACGATGCCCTCTCATGTCGCATGGCGGCTATAACACGGGGATACTTACCCAGCCAAAAGCAGATTGAGCAGTGCGGGTACGAAGGCTACACAGAGGTGCACGTTGAATACTGCAACGTGTTGCGGCGGCTAAGCAGGCGGCTTTATTCACGGGTGCAGAAGGCATGCACCACACTACTGCCGGTGATGAACTATGGGTCATTTGTGCGTACGGTTTCAGTTGACGTGGAGCTGCATAAGTATGTAGCAGGCTTTGGCGGGCGCGCCCAGGTCGTGAACCTAGGCTGTGGATCAGACCTAAGAATGTGCATGTTGCTGGAGCGCTATCCGGAACTGCACTATGTAGACGTGGATTTTGCGGAAACTGTAAAGATGAAGCGCGAAGTGCTGATGCAAAGCGCTGAATTGTGTCGGCGGATAGGCGCGAGCAGCACATCTCCTCAGGAGCAGGATTGTGTCCTACACGGACCCCGCTATAGACTCCTTGCAGGTGATCTCCGCGACACGGGCGCCTTGCTTGAATTGTTACAGAAACACACAGACGCTGACCTGCCAACGGTTGTCATCACGGAGTGCGTGTTATGCTACTTGCCGCGTGAAGCAGCACAGGCGTTGATCAGGGAAGTCTGCGGATTCTATAAATCCGGTTCATGGATCAGCTATGACCCAATTGGTGGCGGACAGCGGGAAGATCGGTTTGGAAGTATAATGCAGAGCAATCTGAGAGAGTTCAGGCAGCTCGAACTGCCGACTCTAATGGAGTTCAATTCTAAAGAGAAGTATTCTGCGCGGTTTCCGGCGCCCTCGAACATCCAGACCATGTGGGAATACTACATGACGGACATTTCAGAGGACGAGAAGCGGAAGCTAAAGACCTTGCAGTTTTTGGACGAAGTCGAGGAACTAGAGATCCTGCTATCACATTACGTAATCTTAGTTACGTCTTGGTAGGAGCGTCCAATGCTACGGCTTCTGCTCTATCTAAAAAGTAAGCCGTTTGCCTCGCCCTGTGTCCGCCATTGGTCGCTGGGAACGGTGTCACTCTCTATACGATAGAGCCTCCATGCTTCATGTATATGCTCTGGAAGCAGCGGACTATTGACGTACTTTTCGACACTGACGTCGAGCTTATTGAATCGCCTCACTAGCTGGTTGTACTGGCTAATTATGCCTTTGCGGATTTCCTCGCTGTTTTTGGTGGTTTTTAGCAGACGGTTACTTGTATGAACGAATGTAGCTTCTTCCTTACTATCGTCATCACATATGTCACTTTCCTGCTCCATAATTTCGTCTTCGATGCCGTCGCCCTCTTCTACCAACAACGTCAGTTTTTTGAGGTGCTTCTTTAGTTTGTATCCTATTACTTTACGCTCATGGAACTTGTTAACCATCAGCCCGAGCAACCATTTGTGCTTCACATCGAGGGCCTTCTCGACGATCTTTCCGACGAATATCTTGCCTATACCTCCGAGTAGCAGGTTGACGTTTGCAGCCACCGTCTGGTTAGCCACGATTCCTGATATTTTCTTCACCTGGTTCTTGGCGAGGGAGGTACGTTTGAACACTTCATATCTGTTCATCTGCTCGTCGTCAAGGTGGTCCATGAACAACTTTTTAATCGCCTGCTGGTCCAGCTCGCGCGGTCTTGGAAGAGCTCGTACCTGTTCATTGTACACATCCCGCGGGAACTTCATCCACTTGGGAACTTCATTTATCTTCCCACTGTCTTCTGCATCCTGGCCCTCGCCATCTGTCTCGTCCTGAATTTGCTCGCTAGCCTCTCGCTGGTATCTCACCATGTACTGGTCCATCGTCCCCCCTGTCCTATGATTCTTTAGCTTCCAGTTCACATATTCTTGATCCTCGTTGATGACTTGGTCTATCATGCGTTTAGTAGCTACATAGTTCGCATATGTGATCTGAGGGGGATAGTTCTCTGTCGGGATCTCATCCAACGGTCCATGTGCGTCTGCCATAACTAGCTAGTTGCCTTTTCTTTGGCGTTCTCGATGTTATCGTCTGGATACTAGTGCAGTTTTTTGGTTTTTGAAGCGACAGAAGCCAAGGAAGCATCTACTCACTTCCTTAAAATACAAAATATGGCAATACATATAATAGACAAAAGTTGACCAGTTGAAAAGCCTCACTGTTCTACAGTATCAAGCTCAGTATCTGCTGAGACCTCTGAGACATCTTGAGGCCCCCCTTTCTCCTTTTTCTCAGTAGTTTTCTTTGTATGCTCGGTTAATACTTTGAAGCAGCCAGCAAATGTGACAATGGTTAGCGGCCCAAGGAGTGGCAAGTAGACTGCCACCTTGTGCTCTTGCGGGAGGAAGTTCTGCTGAACCATCTCTTTATGGAAAAACGCTTTTTCACATAGCGCTGCCAGCCGGTTGCTCTTCACTAGCGCCTCGGCCCAGATATCGGACGAGTTGGTTTTGAGAGGGTCGTTCAGAAGCTCGACAACCTCCAGACGCAGGGCTAACGCCTGCTTCACATTCTCTAGGACGTCTGTAGGGATGGACATCTGCGGTAGGTTGTCTGTCATCTTGACTAGCGACCACAGCGTTTCGACACTCTTGTTCAGATTCCGCAGGATGGTAAAGCGCTGGGCGGAGTCCAGCATCAACTGTGGCGAGTGCGTGCTATCCGGAGCCTCGGTAATGCCCAGAAGCGTGAACAGCTCCCTTGAAAAGCGATGCATGATCGGAGCGAGGTACTCCTCACCCAGATGCGCGTTCTCAGGCAGCGGCCTGTCGTTAATGATCAGAGTCCCCCACTGCGGTACCAGAAACGACTGCCAGTGCCGGGTGGAGTTAATAAACAGTAGAGGACCTGTCTCGGCCGACGGGAAGATGATAGCCAGATGAAGCGCGGAGGGTTCCTGGTAGTAGTTGGCGGACGACAGGTCTGAGAGATCTACCGTATGCGCAAGCTCGTTCTCGGACAGCGACTGTCTGCCCTTAAGCTTGTCCAAGTTCAGGCTGTTGAAGTACGTGACGGCCGTGTCGACCGTGAAGTTCACCAGCGGCGACAGCAGCTGCCTGAGGGGCGTCAGATACTTCTGCGAAACAGCCTCAATGTCCCACGAGACCGGGTGCCCGTCGCCTGTCAGGAGGCTGACAGACAGGTGCATCTGCGGGCTATACTCCACTGCCATGTTGCGCACGccctcctgcagctccgAGGGCTGGTAACCCTGGCCCAGGCGCCGCCACTCGTGCTCGAATGTATGCTCCACCAGCGTCTGCGCAATGAAGAACGGCAGGTCGTTCTGCCGTATTGTTTCCTCGTCGTAGTATACAACCGTCTCCCGGAAGCCAAAGAGCAGCGCAAACCCCGGCGCGCTGTCCGGAACCAGAGACACCATGTACTCCTTGCTCATTTCCACGCCCTCCTCATACGGCAGCACTTGCAGCGACCACTCCACCTGTTTGTCCTGCTTCTTCAGCACATGGTTCACCTGCACCTGCACCGCATCGTGCAGATCTGGAAACCGGTGCCCCGGCGACCGCAAGTACACGGGAATCACCATATGCAAGTCGCTGTTTTTGTTgttgcgcagctgctcaaTATACTGCGCCGGAAGATGCGCGCGTTGGATGGACGTGAACTGGTACCACACCGGCACTCCAATCAGCACGTAGAGCAGCAGAAACCATAGCGCGCTCGCCTTCCTCAAGCCTGAATGCTCCATAGCGCAATTAATGTGAATATCCACAGTCCCTGGCCTTTGGTATCGTCCTTGGAAGCGCCTTGGCGGCTAGAGTGATTCTGCGGTCGAGGGGAACTTGGCCAGAAGCATGATGCAGATGCCACGCCCACGGTAGTAGTCGTGGGTAATGATTCGTCCGCTGCTGGCCCGACCGCTGCTAAACAACTACTAACGCGCAAGATTACCGTCCCTACCGGCCCATTGGGACCACTAGGCTGTGGTGGCGGACCAGCTCAGCACTGGGATCGAGCCCGCGGAGAGAAGTTGACCTGTAACTTCGATTATGTCAGGCGCTCTTGCCACTGAAAATTTCCGCGCGATGAGCTCGCTGCTAGCCCGCATGCGCTAGCCGGCCACAGGTAGAAAGGTCTGATAGCATGGCGGAGTccaaggaggaggagtACGTGCACCGGGTGTACAATGAGATCGCTACGCATTTCTCGGAGACGCGCTACAAGCCGTGGCCGATCGTAGAGGCGTTTCTGAAGGCGCAGGCCTGCGGCAGTGTCGGGTTGGACGTTGGGTGTGGCAACGGCAAGTATCTGGGGGTCAACCCGGGCGTCTTTCTGATAGGGTCAGACCGCTCGGAGGGCCTGATCGGCTGTGCGCAGTCAATCTGCGCGGCGTACAACGTGTTGGTGGCCGACGGGCTGCATCTGCCGCACCGCGACGGGACGTTTGACTTTGCCATCTCCATTGCCGTCGTGCACCACTGGGCCACGCGAGAGCGCCGGATCGCGGCCATCCGCCATATTCTTGCGAAGCTgcgcgacggcggcgagcTGCTCGTGTACTGCTgggcgctggagcagcgTGGCTCGCGTAGGGGCTACCACGAGGGCATGGACCAGGACGTGCTCGTGCCGTGGGTGCTCCAGCGgaagcagcagccgcggcaGAGCCGGCCCAAGGCCGTGCCGCCAGACCTCTCAGGCGTGCCGGCTGCCGAGCGCGAAGCCCACCTCGAGCGCTGGCGCCGGGAGCAGCGGGAACTACGTGCCCGAGAAGAGCCGGCAGCTGCCGGCCCTGCCCCCGAGCAGGCGGACACCAAGTACAGGTACTACCATCTGTACCGCGAGGgcgagctgcaggaggaCTGCCAGCTGGCAGGAGGCGTTGTGCTGAGAGACGGCTACGAAAAGGACAACTGGTACGTGGTTGTGCAGAAGCCTCATCGACAGCCCGTGGTAACCTAGCTACGTAACACTGGTAAATAAACACATTTGAAGCTGCTCTGCTCCCCTTTAGGTGCATCAGGAGTGCGCGGCACGTGCTCTTGTTGGATTTGGGCTTTGGTGCGAATGTGTCGGTTTTGCGTTATAAAATCCCCTGGTTTCGTTGTAGGTGAACCCTTCTTTATATGAGGCGCTAACAACCACAGTCGAGACAGCAGGTCGTTGCAAACCCACCAAGCATGCCTGTTATCCGTGACAGCGACCAAGAGTTCCACCTCGCATACTCAGAAGAGGAGAAGCTTAACCAGTTTCAGACGATAACCTCATTCCCGGAAGATGAGCTACCACTGATCGTAAAGCTTCTTCAAAGCCACTCATGGAACCTTGAGCCGGCACTCAGCCGGTACTTTGACGGAGACTGGAAGGACAACCTCCACCCGCCAGCGATTGGAACACGCCCCGAGGCGTTCGATGGCGGAGCACACATGCACGGGCGGGCTGCATTCGCATACGAGCGACCGTTCGTACCGGCACTTCCGATAGTCACGCAGTTGCCGCACGACTACAAGGAGAAGTTCCAGATGCTGGGGTTGGAGCCGCGGCGCACACGCATGAACACGAATCCGGTGCTGCTTGCGATTATGCTTTTACCGAACCTTCTCATGCGGCTGGGCATCGGCATTTTGTCATTCCTCTGGAACCTATTCTCGTTTGGCATGGGGCGCAGCGATGACGGCACGCTTCAGACAGAGCGGTTCCCTGATAGGCCACAAGAACCGTTACGCCCTGCTGCCGACGATATAACCGCCGTGTTGGAGGAGGAGTCCGAGAATCTTCTGGAGTTGGCTTCTACTGCAAGCTTCAACGACGTATGGCGCGAGTGCGAGTCCAAATTCAAATTCATGCTTGTGGTGTTCTTGGGTGAGTTGGTCGGGGAGGAAACAGACCTTAACTCGCAGCGCTTCTTGAAGCAAATTTTGGCCGACCCGTCCACCATCTCTTTGATGAAGGAACACAAGGATGAGCTCGAGGTGTACATTGCAACCACACATGACGAGGACGGATGGTATGTCGGCCGGCACTTGGGAGTGCGCTACACGCCTGAGTGTCTCATAATTGCCAACGTGCTCAACTCCAATGGCTCTGTGAATGGCGTAACAAGGATGTCCATATTGGGGAAGTTCAGACTCTCCTCATTAAAGAAGTTTCAGAGATCATTTAAAATACAAGTCGAGCGGTATTCTCCGGAGCTTGTTGTCAGCCGGACTGAAAGGGAGGAGATTGAGCTAGCCAGGAAGATAAAGGAATTACAGgatcaggcctttgaagAATCATTGAGACAAGACCAGATCAAGGAAGAGAAACGGCGCatggaggagcaggagaTGCAGTTCAGAAAGATGCAAGAAGAACAGCTACAACACCAGGAGCAGCTACAGAATACCACATACAATCTTTACTGGATGGCATCGGCGTTGGAAACATGGAGCACGCTCAAGGCGGGAGAGACTAGTGGGAAACAGGCGACTTTGCAAATACGGACTTCCGGGGGTAAGCGAATGATTCGGAAATTTTCCGGCGATACAGAGTTGCCAGAAATGTACCTACAAATCGGTTCGCATCTATATCTAGATGAAACTAGTGCTGATCCTGATGTTTTCGCAACCCAGATCCTCAACAAAGCGATAGAGTTATCGGACGATGATGAGGTGTTGTGTTTCAAAGATGGATTAGGGCCACAGCCGACGATTGATGGAGTCAAAGATATAGTCCTCGAAGAAGGGCAAAAGTGGGAGGTGGTAACAGATATCTCCCTCGCATATGAGCAGGGATACTTTGATTTTGAGCTAATCTCACCGTTCCCCAGGTTAAAGATCCCCTTTGACAGCAAAAAATCTATAAAACACATTTCGCAGATATGGCCAAAGGGTAGTCTCTTGGTTGAGGCCATAGAGGATGCCGAGTTGTCGACCGGGGACACTGAGGATGAACAATAGTTTTAAATATTTTAAGTCATTTTTAATAGACCGGTCATATTGCTGTTGACATACTGGTGGCGATTGCAACCTCAACTGTTAGCACATAGTATCGCATTACTTCATGGGAGACAGGAGGTGTTGTCTAAACAGCCTCATCCGAATCCTGCAAGGAGTGTCTTGCTTATATTGACCAAAACTAGGAGAACCGCCTGGTTCAACCAAGAGATTGTTCAAACAAGCTCACAACTCCTAAGAGGTAGCTTCCCAAAGGTCTATTACAATGGATCATGATAGCTGTCAACTAATCTAAGACACGTCTCCTAAACGGGCGATCTAAAATAGCAAACGCCCAAGGGATATTTTGGTCGCAACATCTCCATGGCTTCGGAGCAGCACGCATATTATGGTAATTAACTCTCTCCAGATAACCACTTGTTGCGCCACTCGGGTACCCCTGATATACTTATACTTCCAGTTGGAATTTGTCATTTACTCATCACGATGAGAGTGAAATATACACCTATGACCTGATTGCTTCAGAAGGAACAGCGATAGCCAGACCGGTAACATGTTGCCCCACTATAAGAGAATAGTAGTAAAGAGAAGTTGCTCATATAGTTTATGCTTGCTTCCTGCTTGTTTTTACCACCTTCTGAATTTGGTCTAGTTCCACAAGAAAATCAACATTAATACGATACTAAATAACAACACATTTAATAGGATTCCATAGGAAGACAAGAAAAGTGTTTTCTAATAATAACAACTCATAGAATATATCCAATTTCTTTAACATTTTTTGTTTCATCTTCATAATTCGATTTCTGTCAATCTATTCTTCTGTTCTGACTAGTAACCCTTTGTACACCTCCAATGAAACAAAAAAATCGGATGAATGAGAAATAAAAGGTTAAACCAGGTTATTCCCTGACAGGAGATCTCTCACGGGTACTGTAGGAGTCACCTCTTGGTGCGTAAGTATCCCTGGCACCATAGCCACCACCTCTTGGCGCACCATAGCTGCCGTAACCGCCTCTTGGTCCGCCGTAGCCACCCCGTGGCCCACCGTAGGTGCCACGTGGCGGTCCGTATCCGCCTCTTGGCCCGCCGTAGCTTCCACGTGGAGCACCGTATCCGCCTCTAGGGCCGCCGTATGAGCCACGTGGGGCGCCGTAGGAGCCGCGAGCGTAACCGCCTCTCGAGCCGTAGCCACCGCGTGGTGGGAACCCGTAGCCGCCTCTTGGCGGGTACCCGCGCCCGCGGAAGCCGCCGCGGCCACGGAAGCCACCGCGCATGCCGAGTCTTCTGTTAATTGGAGGAGGGTTGTCGTCTCTCTCCACTGCCAATACGTTGCCGCGGAACTCGTAGTTGTTCAACTTCTCAAGCGCCTCCTCCAAAATCTCCTCGGATGAGAACTCCAAGGCGCCTGTGCCGTCGAAGTTGC encodes the following:
- the UBX2 gene encoding Ubx2p (Syntenic homolog of Saccharomyces cerevisiae YML013W (UBX2)); the protein is MPVIRDSDQEFHLAYSEEEKLNQFQTITSFPEDELPLIVKLLQSHSWNLEPALSRYFDGDWKDNLHPPAIGTRPEAFDGGAHMHGRAAFAYERPFVPALPIVTQLPHDYKEKFQMLGLEPRRTRMNTNPVLLAIMLLPNLLMRLGIGILSFLWNLFSFGMGRSDDGTLQTERFPDRPQEPLRPAADDITAVLEEESENLLELASTASFNDVWRECESKFKFMLVVFLGELVGEETDLNSQRFLKQILADPSTISLMKEHKDELEVYIATTHDEDGWYVGRHLGVRYTPECLIIANVLNSNGSVNGVTRMSILGKFRLSSLKKFQRSFKIQVERYSPELVVSRTEREEIELARKIKELQDQAFEESLRQDQIKEEKRRMEEQEMQFRKMQEEQLQHQEQLQNTTYNLYWMASALETWSTLKAGETSGKQATLQIRTSGGKRMIRKFSGDTELPEMYLQIGSHLYLDETSADPDVFATQILNKAIELSDDDEVLCFKDGLGPQPTIDGVKDIVLEEGQKWEVVTDISLAYEQGYFDFELISPFPRLKIPFDSKKSIKHISQIWPKGSLLVEAIEDAELSTGDTEDEQ
- the VPH1 gene encoding H(+)-transporting V0 sector ATPase subunit a (Syntenic homolog of Saccharomyces cerevisiae YOR270C (VPH1)) translates to MEEKQEAVFRSADMALVEVFLPVEIAREALYALGEEGLVQFRDLNSKVRGFQRTYVSELRRLDNVERQYRYFHSLLQKYGVPLYEDGRYEGGEQQSLQALFSANVSPRGPPSTSMIDDHVENANLLEERFQQMVEASEKLEAQRANLEEYRALLLAGDRFFADVENEGYEPLLVDADDGAGFRGPEQVTLSSSASYFMGAIPRGKVGILERVLWRTLRGNLFFRHVEMPNPLYDAKQKELVEKDAFIVFAHGNIILDRIKKIAESLDACLYEVHQSPDLRSGQLREINSQLNDLHKVLDTTLVTLEAGLYSVSKELDEWNRQVYKEKVIYQTLNLFGYDSNRKMLIAEGWVPLDEVRRLQAELQRVALATAIDAPYIVNVLETNRTPPTFHRTNKFTKAFQDICDCYGVASYQEVNPGLATIVTFPFMFAIMFGDMGHGILMTLAAAVLVFYEQSIGKMRRDEIFDMAYSGRYILLMMGLFSIYTGFLYNDMFSKSLTILKSGWKWPDSWKVGETIHAEQVGVYRIGIDHAWHSAENSLLFSNSLKMKLSIIMGVAHMLYSYTFSLANALYFNDMVDILCNFVPGLLFLCSIFGYLVICIIYKWTVDWIKIGKPAPSLLNTLINMFLSPGTIEEQLYPGQATVQLFLLFVALICIPWLLLAKPLHFKFTHDKYAHQPLASSEYNMMDVSIEQASSGEEMIEVYDDDSDDNDHGENLGDVVIHQVIHTIEWCLNCVSHTASYLRLWALSLAHAQLSTVLWNMTIKIAFGMNGTVGVIMTVVLFAMWFVLTCVILVVMEGTSAMLHSLRLHWVESMSKFFKGEGTSFEPFVFNYLGFEESH
- the TRM9 gene encoding tRNA (carboxymethyluridine(34)-5-O)-methyltransferase (Syntenic homolog of Saccharomyces cerevisiae YML014W (TRM9)); its protein translation is MAESKEEEYVHRVYNEIATHFSETRYKPWPIVEAFLKAQACGSVGLDVGCGNGKYLGVNPGVFLIGSDRSEGLIGCAQSICAAYNVLVADGLHLPHRDGTFDFAISIAVVHHWATRERRIAAIRHILAKLRDGGELLVYCWALEQRGSRRGYHEGMDQDVLVPWVLQRKQQPRQSRPKAVPPDLSGVPAAEREAHLERWRREQRELRAREEPAAAGPAPEQADTKYRYYHLYREGELQEDCQLAGGVVLRDGYEKDNWYVVVQKPHRQPVVT
- the TAF11 gene encoding TATA-binding protein-associated factor TAF11 (Syntenic homolog of Saccharomyces cerevisiae YML015C (TAF11)), translated to MADAHGPLDEIPTENYPPQITYANYVATKRMIDQVINEDQEYVNWKLKNHRTGGTMDQYMVRYQREASEQIQDETDGEGQDAEDSGKINEVPKWMKFPRDVYNEQVRALPRPRELDQQAIKKLFMDHLDDEQMNRYEVFKRTSLAKNQVKKISGIVANQTVAANVNLLLGGIGKIFVGKIVEKALDVKHKWLLGLMVNKFHERKVIGYKLKKHLKKLTLLVEEGDGIEDEIMEQESDICDDDSKEEATFVHTSNRLLKTTKNSEEIRKGIISQYNQLVRRFNKLDVSVEKYVNSPLLPEHIHEAWRLYRIESDTVPSDQWRTQGEANGLLFR
- the NPL3 gene encoding mRNA-binding protein NPL3 (Syntenic homolog of Saccharomyces cerevisiae YDR432W (NPL3)); its protein translation is MSEEVPPPPPAEYQAPESYGNEPYGGHREQEGEYSTTRLHVKPFPPDVEEHELDEIFSPYGALKEVKLMSGFAFVEFEKPESAEQAIKDVNGKMFADMPLTVSYSRMPMPRFRIKIRNLPEGIAWQELKDLARENNLETTFLSVDTSNFDGTGALEFSSEEILEEALEKLNNYEFRGNVLAVERDDNPPPINRRLGMRGGFRGRGGFRGRGYPPRGGYGFPPRGGYGSRGGYARGSYGAPRGSYGGPRGGYGAPRGSYGGPRGGYGPPRGTYGGPRGGYGGPRGGYGSYGAPRGGGYGARDTYAPRGDSYSTRERSPVRE
- the GPI17 gene encoding GPI-anchor transamidase GPI17 (Syntenic homolog of Saccharomyces cerevisiae YDR434W (GPI17)) is translated as MEHSGLRKASALWFLLLYVLIGVPVWYQFTSIQRAHLPAQYIEQLRNNKNSDLHMVIPVYLRSPGHRFPDLHDAVQVQVNHVLKKQDKQVEWSLQVLPYEEGVEMSKEYMVSLVPDSAPGFALLFGFRETVVYYDEETIRQNDLPFFIAQTLVEHTFEHEWRRLGQGYQPSELQEGVRNMAVEYSPQMHLSVSLLTGDGHPVSWDIEAVSQKYLTPLRQLLSPLVNFTVDTAVTYFNSLNLDKLKGRQSLSENELAHTVDLSDLSSANYYQEPSALHLAIIFPSAETGPLLFINSTRHWQSFLVPQWGTLIINDRPLPENAHLGEEYLAPIMHRFSRELFTLLGITEAPDSTHSPQLMLDSAQRFTILRNLNKSVETLWSLVKMTDNLPQMSIPTDVLENVKQALALRLEVVELLNDPLKTNSSDIWAEALVKSNRLAALCEKAFFHKEMVQQNFLPQEHKVAVYLPLLGPLTIVTFAGCFKVLTEHTKKTTEKKEKGGPQDVSEVSADTELDTVEQ
- the PPM1 gene encoding leucine carboxy methyltransferase (Syntenic homolog of Saccharomyces cerevisiae YDR435C (PPM1)), giving the protein MDRTVQQTDYDALSCRMAAITRGYLPSQKQIEQCGYEGYTEVHVEYCNVLRRLSRRLYSRVQKACTTLLPVMNYGSFVRTVSVDVELHKYVAGFGGRAQVVNLGCGSDLRMCMLLERYPELHYVDVDFAETVKMKREVLMQSAELCRRIGASSTSPQEQDCVLHGPRYRLLAGDLRDTGALLELLQKHTDADLPTVVITECVLCYLPREAAQALIREVCGFYKSGSWISYDPIGGGQREDRFGSIMQSNLREFRQLELPTLMEFNSKEKYSARFPAPSNIQTMWEYYMTDISEDEKRKLKTLQFLDEVEELEILLSHYVILVTSW